A genome region from Engraulis encrasicolus isolate BLACKSEA-1 chromosome 6, IST_EnEncr_1.0, whole genome shotgun sequence includes the following:
- the tbc1d7 gene encoding TBC1 domain family member 7, with protein MAEDPQRNFRSAYYEKVGFRGVEEKKSLEILLKDNPLDVEKLVTFCQRFPLPSMYRIHVWKVLLGILPPHSDSHPLVCRYRVEQYEDVRGALMTMRFVNEKTHLTLLHLRMFQLENQVLPRCSDLSPDDVDEDFLAIGHAMEELVDDPVDCYWLVKNFVSQFHHKFGDSIPHLPKSLEHFLSQEDNALLTQLRTSGCLATLPYSLWFERCFAGCLPDTSLQRVWDKVISGSCKILVFVAMEILLTYKIMLMGMKPDGVANFLYNMPQENTDAIVTKAIDLWHKYCGTPMHSV; from the exons ATGGCGGAGGACCCACAAAGAAACTTCCGCTCTGCCTATTACGAGAAAGTGGGCTTCAGAGGCGTGGAGGAGAAGAAGTCTTTGGAGATTCTGTTGAAAGACAACCCACTGG ATGTAGAGAAGCTCGTCACCTTCTGCCAGAGGTTCCCTCTGCCCTCCATGTACAGAATCCATGTGTGGAAAGTGCTATTAG GTATCCTCCCGCCCCATAGTGACTCGCACCCCCTGGTGTGCAGGTACAGAGTAGAGCAGTACGAGGATGTGCGAGGGGCACTCATGACCATGCGCTTCGTCAACGAGAAGACCCACTTGACACTGCTACACCTGCGCATGTTTCAACTGGAGAACCAAGTACTGCCCCGCTGCAGCGACCTGAGCCCA GACGATGTGGATGAGGATTTCCTGGCTATTGGGCATGCTATGGAAGAGTTGGTGGATGACCCAGTCGACTGTTACTGGCTGGTGAAAAACTTTGTCAGCCAGTTTCACCACAAGTTTGGAGACTCCATACCCCACCTG ccCAAGAGTCTGGAGCACTTCCTGTCCCAGGAGGACAATGCTCTGCTGACTCAGCTGCGTACGtctggttgcctagcaacgctgCCGTACTCCCTCTGGTTCGAGCGTTGCTTCGCTGGCTGCCTGCCGGACACCAGCCTCCAGAG agTGTGGGACAAGGTGATCAGCGGCTCCTGTAAGATCCTGGTGTTCGTTGCCATGGAGATCCTGCTGACCTACAAGATCATGCTGATGGGCATGAAGCCCGACggagtggccaacttcctgtacaat atgccGCAGGAGAATACGGATGCCATTGTGACCAAAGCCATAGACCTGTGGCACAAGTACTGTGGAACACCCATGCACtcagtttga